The following proteins are encoded in a genomic region of Molothrus aeneus isolate 106 chromosome 14, BPBGC_Maene_1.0, whole genome shotgun sequence:
- the ASB12 gene encoding ankyrin repeat and SOCS box protein 12, which yields MSLMDINKMFSLLQPRDDEEDSGESEELSRAVSQDDHEALAGLLSQDRYRRLINRRSGWGVPSTPLRLAASRGSVRSLRLLLEHGAFVDSLDVKAQTPLFVAVSNGHGECVRLLLEAGASPAGSAYNNCSPLLLAARDGRAGIVRLLLEHGAEPNARARLPEWAANTAACSGPLYLAAAYGHLECFRLLLLHGADPDYNCTEPAVLAQIREPKTLLETCLRHGCRADFIRLLIDFGANVYLPGVPHTDGPGPRSEGLELLLHARAHPKSLLSQSRLAMRRLLKQPSHSATLGELEIPTALAKYLQYQL from the exons ATGAGCCTGATGGACATCAACAAGAtgttctccctgctgcagcccagggatgaCGAGGAGGACAGCGGGGAGAGCGAGGAGCTGAGCCGGGCGGTGAGCCAGGATGACCACGAGGCTCTGGCCGGGCTCCTGTCGCAGGACAGGTACCGCCGGCTGATCAACCGGCGGAGCGGCTGGGGCGTGCCCAGCACCCCCCTGCGCCTGGCGGCCTCCCGGGGCAGCGTGCGGAGCctgcggctgctgctggagcacggAGCGTTCGTGGACAGCCTGGACGTGAAGGCGCAGACCCCGCTCTTCGTGGCGGTCAGCAACGGGCACGGCGAGTGCGtgcggctgctgctggaggccgGCGCCAGCCCCGCGGGCAGCGCCTACAACAACTGCTCGCCGCTGCTGCTGGCGGCCCGGGACGGCCGGGCGGGCATCGtgcggctgctgctggagcacggCGCGGAGCCCAACGCGCGGGCCCGCCTGCCCGAGTGGGCGGCCAACACCGCGGCCTGCTCGGGCCCGCTCTACCTGGCGGCCGCCTACGGGCACCTGGAGTGCTTccgcctgctgctgctgcacggCGCCGACCCCGACTACAACTGCACCGAGCCGGCCGTGCTGGCGCAGATCCGCGAGCCCAAGACGCTGCTGGAGACGTGCCTGAGGCACGGCTGCCGCGCAGACTTCATCCGCCTGCTCATCGACTTCGGGGCCAACGTGTACCTGCCCGGCGTGCCCCACACGGACGGGCCGGGCCCGCGCAgcgaggggctggagctgctgctgcacgcCAGAG ctcatcccaaatccctgctgtcCCAATCCCGGCTGGCCATGAGGCGCCTCCTGAAGCAGCCCAGCCACTCAGCCACCCTCGGAGAGCTGGAGATTCCCACTGCCCTGGCCAAATACCTGCAGTACCAGCTGTga